One part of the Neodiprion virginianus isolate iyNeoVirg1 chromosome 3, iyNeoVirg1.1, whole genome shotgun sequence genome encodes these proteins:
- the LOC124299645 gene encoding uncharacterized protein LOC124299645: MKLPTNLKRGLKSVECGLNQRADQPVILHSSAHCDGYSNVVPKTLWGRLISIIYALTGIPLLLVYLSTVGDVLARSFGRLYGRLCRPRSCTRKPSKAYHNHVDSKSGGNYYPSKDSSCDDLGRAGSVVLLDCGSEGLQAASSSTALDPGSKGHLHHGFHHRLPCPKAVRIPITLCLLIIIAYICGGAVLFNRLEGWSLLESSYFCFTSLGTIGFGDLVPGGAAAPSAILEELSLCATSLYILLGMGLIAMCFNLVQEQVLHVVRAVGRFCGMGGAGPAEGAPDCRGPGAPDDEGIPMSVSKRPAPSPGHHSLPRKKIGVPDCRANSHFQRGQPTRRSGGPGISPDDGPAHFEYFVPRSVSEFNLAAAVSDIAVPPPPASVLRPASATSALRAPGGGPQGGGRIADAINAAKSREKMVTFEDEGTSAVGSTPTRKNLTALGDVFM, encoded by the exons GGTACAGCAACGTCGTGCCGAAGACGCTGTGGGGCCGGCTGATCTCGATAATCTACGCACTGACGGGGATCCCGCTGCTGCTGGTGTACCTGAGCACCGTCGGCGACGTCCTGGCGCGGAGCTTCGGTCGGCTCTACGGGCGGCTGTGCCGCCCCCGAAGCTGCACGCGGAAGCCGTCGAAGGCGTACCACAACCACGTGGACTCGAAATCCGGGGGCAATTACTACCCGAGCAAGGACAGCTCCTGCGACGACCTTGGAAGGGCGGGGAGCGTGGTCCTCCTCGACTGCGGCAGCGAGGGGCTGCAGGCGGCCTCGTCGTCGACGGCGCTGGACCCTGGGAGCAAGGGTCACCTCCACCACGGCTTCCACCATCGCCTGCCGTGTCCGAAGGCCGTCAGGATCCCGATAACTCTCTGCCTGCTCATCATAATCGCGTACATTTGCGGCGGCGCTGTCCTCTTCAATCGCCTCGAGGGTTGGTCGCTGCTCGAGAGCAGCTACTTCTGCTTCACGAGCCTCGGCACGATCGGGTTCGGCGACCTGGTCCCCGGTGGTGCGGCAGCGCCCTCGGCGATCCTCGAGGAGCTCTCGCTCTGCGCCACCTCGCTCTACATCCTCCTCGGTATGGGCCTGATCGCGATGTGCTTCAACCTGGTGCAGGAGCAGGTTCTCCACGTCGTCCGGGCCGTCGGACGGTTCTGCGGCATGGGGGGCGCCGGTCCGGCCGAGGGGGCCCCCGACTGTCGGGGCCCTGGCGCCCCCGACGACGAGGGCATACCGATGTCCGTC AGCAAACGGCCCGCCCCGTCACCCGGGCACCACTCCCTGCCTCGGAAGAAGATCGGCGTCCCGGACTGCCGTGCCAACTCTCACTTCCAGCGGGGCCAGCCGACGCGACGGTCCGGAGGGCCCGGAATCTCCCCCGACGACGGACCCGCGCACTTCGAGTACTTCGTCCCACGAAGCGTCAGCGAGTTCAACCTGGCCGCCGCCGTTTCCGACATCGCCGTCCCCCCGCCCCCGGCCTCCGTTCTCAGGCCCGCCTCCGCGACGTCGGCGCTTCGGGCCCCCGGGGGGGGACCGCAGGGTGGTGGACGCATCGCCGACGCCATCAACGCCGCCAAGAGCCGGGAGAAGATGGTGACCTTCGAGGACGAGGGCACATCCGCCGTCGGCTCTACTCCGACGAGGAAAAACCTCACCGCTCTTGGCGACGTGTTCATGTGA